From a single Nematostella vectensis chromosome 3, jaNemVect1.1, whole genome shotgun sequence genomic region:
- the LOC5507030 gene encoding 17-beta-hydroxysteroid dehydrogenase 14 isoform X2, which yields MAATRYQDKVTIVTGGSKGIGEGIVREFVKAGSKVVFCARGVESGLLLENELNASGPGQAMFIPCDVSKEGDLKNVVDRTVEKYGRLDCLINNAGRHPCHKSVDDTSVNELRDLLEVNLVSYFLMCKFALPHLRKTQGNIINLSSLVAQIGQPGATPYVATKGAITSFTRALAIDEAEHNVRVNSYSAVWGRWRSRAKLVCTSLQMRLLLLALTCFYQVEPN from the exons ATGGCTGCGACGAGATATCAAGACAAAGTAACAATTGTTACGGGTGGTAGCAAGGGCATTGGTGAAGGCATAGTTCGGGAGTTCG TTAAAGCTGGCTCCAAAGTTGTGTTCTGTGCGAGAGGAG TGGAAAGTGGTTTGCTGCTCGAGAACGAGTTGAATGCAAGTGGACCAGGGCAGGCTATGTTTATTCCATGTGATGTCTCCAAAGAGGGAGATCTAAAG AATGTGGTCGATAGGACGGTCGAGAAGTACGGGCGGTTAGACTGCTTGATAAACAACGCAGGCCGAC ACCCTTGTCATAAGAGCGTAGATGATACTTCCGTAAATGAGCTCCGAGATCTACTGGAAGTCAATTTAGTGAGCTACTTTCTAATGTGCAAG TTTGCTTTGCCGCATTTGCGCAAGACTCAAGGGAACATTATCAATCTGTCCAGCCTAGTGGCCCAAATTGGTCAGCCGGGTGCGACCCCTTACGTTGCTACCAAG GGAGCTATAACATCGTTTACGAGGGCACTTGCTATAGATGAGGCGGAACACAATGTCAGGGTTAATAG CTACTCGGCCGTATGGGGACGCTGGAGGAGTCGGGCCAAGCTTGTCTGTACCTCGCTGCAGATGCGACTTTTACTACTGGCACTGACATGCTTCTATCAGGTGGAGCCGAACTGA
- the LOC116621087 gene encoding tetraspanin-33 has translation MCALLTYSFEEPDTAGREDIKGFSELKSDIPNHEGNIAEFDACNDAKETLWKNSKTAFSICNGFLWLTSLGITTFGIFSFVMEILVRLENRLSNSTLAISLTVVIFGAASFILCTLGCSRKPSIKQLRFYRSSFVIFITFEIIVMVFGIIQSSRVPTDTREIVNWSVFILNYQDDSIRDDLDSIQKNLKCCGFKDYNDWELNPYYSCKSNGYSRCSVPASCCKLDISGSRCTLGVRDATTTSEIGQFIHKNGCLDTIKDWYKYTFILLSFALSFMSAAQTFILYYSGPLLEACKERSERSPSIAESTLGSIEERDIEAKTLGNLGEPLTTKKANSIIIIDANHTTVKTEILHGPCAQ, from the coding sequence ATGTGTGCACTACTTACCTACAGCTTCGAGGAGCCAGATACGGCGGGTAGGGAAGATATCAAAGGATTTTCCGAACTTAAATCCGATATTCCAAACCATGAAGGCAATATTGCAGAATTCGACGCATGTAACGATGCTAAGGAAACATTATGGAAAAACTCCAAAACAGCGTTTTCTATTTGCAATGGATTTCTCTGGCTGACAAGTTTGGGAATAACGACGTTTGGAATTTTCTCATTCGTAATGGAGATCTTAGTGCGTTTGGAAAATCGCCTGAGTAATAGCACACTTGCAATTTCACTAACAGTTGTTATCTTCGGAGCTGCGTCGTTCATACTTTGTACGCTCGGTTGCTCCAGAAAACCCTCGATAAAACAACTACGATTTTATCGCAGTTCGTTTGTCATATTCATTACATTTGAAATTATAGTTATGGTCTTTGGTATTATTCAGTCGAGTCGAGTTCCTACGGACACTCGGGAGATAGTCAACTGGAGTGTGTTTATCCTGAACTATCAAGATGATTCGATAAGGGACGATCTTGACAGTATTCAGAAAAACCTCAAATGCTGCGGATTTAAAGACTATAATGATTGGGAATTAAACCCCTATTACTCCTGTAAATCTAATGGTTATTCTCGTTGCAGCGTCCCTGCTTCGTGCTGCAAACTTGACATTTCCGGTAGCAGATGCACTCTAGGAGTGAGAGACGCTACAACAACCTCAGAAATCGGCCAGTTTATCCACAAAAATGGCTGCCTCGATACTATCAAAGATTGGTATAAATACACTTTTATTTTGCTAAGCTTTGCACTTTCGTTTATGTCAGCAGCGCAGACATTTATTCTGTATTATTCGGGCCCGCTATTAGAGGCATGTAAAGAGAGATCAGAACGTTCGCCGTCTATTGCGGAATCGACATTGGGGAGCATCGAGGAAAGAGACATTGAAGCAAAAACACTTGGAAACTTGGGTGAGCCTTTAACCACGAAAAAAGCGAACAGTATAATTATCATAGACGCAAATCACACGACAGTCAAAACTGAAATTTTACACGGCCCTTGCGCTCAATAA
- the LOC5507030 gene encoding 17-beta-hydroxysteroid dehydrogenase 14 isoform X1 yields MAATRYQDKVTIVTGGSKGIGEGIVREFVKAGSKVVFCARGVESGLLLENELNASGPGQAMFIPCDVSKEGDLKNVVDRTVEKYGRLDCLINNAGRHPCHKSVDDTSVNELRDLLEVNLVSYFLMCKFALPHLRKTQGNIINLSSLVAQIGQPGATPYVATKGAITSFTRALAIDEAEHNVRVNSVSPGNVWTPMWEDLAKSSGDAAKAIKDGNEAQLLGRMGTLEESGQACLYLAADATFTTGTDMLLSGGAELNYGKKTRRS; encoded by the exons ATGGCTGCGACGAGATATCAAGACAAAGTAACAATTGTTACGGGTGGTAGCAAGGGCATTGGTGAAGGCATAGTTCGGGAGTTCG TTAAAGCTGGCTCCAAAGTTGTGTTCTGTGCGAGAGGAG TGGAAAGTGGTTTGCTGCTCGAGAACGAGTTGAATGCAAGTGGACCAGGGCAGGCTATGTTTATTCCATGTGATGTCTCCAAAGAGGGAGATCTAAAG AATGTGGTCGATAGGACGGTCGAGAAGTACGGGCGGTTAGACTGCTTGATAAACAACGCAGGCCGAC ACCCTTGTCATAAGAGCGTAGATGATACTTCCGTAAATGAGCTCCGAGATCTACTGGAAGTCAATTTAGTGAGCTACTTTCTAATGTGCAAG TTTGCTTTGCCGCATTTGCGCAAGACTCAAGGGAACATTATCAATCTGTCCAGCCTAGTGGCCCAAATTGGTCAGCCGGGTGCGACCCCTTACGTTGCTACCAAG GGAGCTATAACATCGTTTACGAGGGCACTTGCTATAGATGAGGCGGAACACAATGTCAGGGTTAATAG TGTATCTCCTGGCAATGTCTGGACCCCCATGTGGGAGGACCTCGCAAAATCCTCAGGCGATGCAGCGAAAGCAATAAAAGACGGCAACGAGGCGCAG CTACTCGGCCGTATGGGGACGCTGGAGGAGTCGGGCCAAGCTTGTCTGTACCTCGCTGCAGATGCGACTTTTACTACTGGCACTGACATGCTTCTATCAGGTGGAGCCGAACTGAATTATGGGAAAAAGACGAGAAGGTCGTAA